Proteins encoded in a region of the Saccharothrix ecbatanensis genome:
- a CDS encoding glutamate--cysteine ligase produces the protein MGDEVGRQEFTRDDRTRYRTKVRRCLDVFARMLEESRFEFDRPTTGLEIELNLVDDAGDPAMRNAEALEAICDPDFVTELGQWNLEINVAPRLLTAGGITEFEDVVRTSLNEAEHKARGVDAHMVMIGILPTLQPKHLAVSALSGNPRYALLNEQVLAARGEDLHIAINGIERLQLTADSIVPEAACTSVQFHLQVSPESFPAYWNAAQAIAGVQVAIGANSPFLLGKELWRETRIALFQQATDTRSDELKEQGVRPRVWFGERWITSIFDLFEENVRYFPALLPICDEEDPVQVMERGDTPSLAELRLHNGTIYRWNRPVYDVVRDQPHLRVENRTLPAGPTVVDMMANGAFYYGLVRMLAEDERPLWSQMSFSAAEDNFVAGARAGIDAQVYWPGLGTVPAVELVLRRLLPLAHEGLVRMKVDAAERDRLLGVIEQRCLTGMNGATWQARTFHRHYDHTALDRPEALRRMLRTYRDLMHTNEPVHTWPVS, from the coding sequence ATGGGTGACGAGGTCGGGCGACAGGAGTTCACCCGCGACGACCGGACGCGCTACCGCACGAAGGTGCGCCGCTGCCTGGACGTGTTCGCCCGGATGCTGGAGGAGTCGCGGTTCGAGTTCGACCGGCCGACCACCGGGTTGGAGATCGAGCTCAACCTGGTGGACGACGCGGGCGACCCGGCGATGCGCAACGCGGAGGCGTTGGAGGCGATCTGCGACCCGGACTTCGTGACCGAGCTGGGCCAGTGGAACCTGGAGATCAACGTCGCGCCCCGGTTGCTGACCGCCGGCGGGATCACCGAGTTCGAGGACGTCGTGCGGACGTCCTTGAACGAGGCCGAGCACAAGGCGCGTGGCGTGGACGCGCACATGGTGATGATCGGGATCCTGCCGACGTTGCAGCCGAAGCACCTGGCGGTGTCCGCGCTGTCCGGGAACCCGCGCTACGCGTTGCTGAACGAGCAGGTGCTGGCGGCCCGGGGCGAGGACCTGCACATCGCGATCAACGGGATCGAGCGGTTGCAGCTGACGGCCGATTCGATCGTTCCCGAGGCGGCCTGCACGAGCGTGCAGTTCCACCTGCAGGTGTCGCCGGAGTCGTTCCCGGCCTACTGGAACGCGGCACAGGCGATCGCCGGGGTGCAGGTGGCGATCGGGGCCAACTCGCCGTTCCTGCTGGGCAAGGAGCTGTGGAGGGAGACCCGGATCGCGCTGTTCCAGCAGGCCACGGACACGCGCAGCGACGAGCTGAAGGAACAGGGCGTCCGGCCACGGGTGTGGTTCGGGGAGCGGTGGATCACGTCGATCTTCGACTTGTTCGAGGAGAACGTGCGGTACTTCCCGGCGTTGCTGCCGATCTGCGACGAAGAAGACCCGGTGCAGGTGATGGAGCGCGGTGACACGCCGTCGTTGGCGGAGCTGCGGTTGCACAACGGGACGATCTACCGGTGGAACCGGCCGGTGTACGACGTGGTGCGGGACCAGCCGCACCTGCGGGTGGAGAACCGGACGTTGCCGGCCGGGCCGACGGTGGTCGACATGATGGCGAACGGGGCGTTCTACTACGGGCTGGTGCGGATGCTGGCCGAGGACGAACGGCCGCTGTGGTCCCAGATGTCGTTCAGCGCGGCCGAGGACAACTTCGTCGCCGGCGCGCGGGCGGGGATCGACGCGCAGGTCTACTGGCCGGGGTTGGGCACGGTGCCGGCGGTGGAGTTGGTGCTGCGGCGGCTGCTGCCGTTGGCGCACGAGGGCTTGGTCCGGATGAAGGTGGACGCGGCCGAACGCGACCGGCTGCTCGGGGTGATCGAACAGCGGTGCCTGACCGGGATGAACGGCGCCACCTGGCAGGCCCGCACCTTCCACCGCCACTACGACCACACGGCGTTGGACCGGCCGGAGGCGTTGCGGCGGATGCTGCGGACCTACCGGGACCTCATGCACACCAACGAACCCGTGCACACCTGGCCGGTGTCGTGA
- a CDS encoding DUF397 domain-containing protein produces MIRFGEFRKSSYSGAQNECVEVAVAAGRLGIRDSKNPEGPVLTWPRGTLARLVTAIEERRLAR; encoded by the coding sequence ATGATCAGGTTCGGCGAGTTCAGGAAGTCCAGCTACAGCGGCGCGCAGAACGAGTGCGTGGAAGTGGCCGTCGCAGCCGGACGCCTCGGCATCCGGGACAGCAAGAACCCCGAAGGGCCGGTGCTGACCTGGCCGAGGGGCACGCTCGCCCGCCTCGTCACCGCGATCGAGGAGCGTCGCCTGGCGCGCTGA
- a CDS encoding helix-turn-helix domain-containing protein, giving the protein MPSTQTRRKRRLGEYLAGLRKAASQDPVSVSRILRKSPATVSKIENGHIRPDFPTLSVLLALYNAGEEQRKTAESLWEDAVDEGTRVEQTVDMSPKYRAFLRSEADAVSARTLQQTVVPGLLQTARYATAIHVAERRFQTSKRVLEKSVTSRMARQQRLVDDGNPLTLHAIIDEAALRRVVGGPEVMVEQLHHLLKSAEAPNITVQVLPYRSGAYGVMTSAITILGFADPSDPDCVYSEYHGGGRWIEDEGTVTHYVAEFAALTAVALPTDESAALVREVATEME; this is encoded by the coding sequence GTGCCCAGTACGCAGACCCGCCGCAAGCGTCGGCTGGGCGAGTACCTGGCCGGGCTGCGCAAGGCGGCGTCCCAAGACCCTGTGTCCGTGTCCAGGATCCTGCGGAAGTCGCCCGCGACGGTCAGCAAGATCGAGAACGGTCACATCCGCCCGGACTTCCCGACGCTGTCCGTGCTCCTCGCGCTCTACAACGCCGGCGAGGAGCAGCGGAAGACGGCGGAGTCCCTGTGGGAGGACGCCGTCGATGAAGGGACGAGGGTCGAGCAGACGGTGGACATGAGCCCGAAGTACCGGGCTTTCCTGCGCTCGGAAGCCGACGCGGTCTCGGCGCGCACGCTCCAGCAGACCGTCGTTCCCGGCCTGCTCCAGACCGCCCGCTACGCCACCGCGATCCACGTCGCCGAACGGCGCTTCCAGACGAGCAAGCGGGTCTTGGAGAAGTCGGTGACGTCCCGCATGGCCAGGCAACAGCGGCTCGTGGACGACGGCAACCCGCTCACCCTCCACGCGATCATCGACGAGGCAGCCCTTCGCCGTGTCGTCGGTGGGCCGGAGGTCATGGTCGAGCAGCTGCATCATCTGCTGAAGAGTGCGGAGGCGCCGAACATCACGGTCCAGGTGCTGCCCTACCGGTCCGGCGCGTACGGCGTCATGACCAGCGCCATCACGATCCTCGGCTTCGCCGACCCGAGCGACCCCGATTGCGTCTATTCGGAGTACCACGGCGGAGGTCGGTGGATCGAGGATGAAGGGACCGTCACGCACTACGTGGCAGAGTTCGCAGCCCTGACCGCGGTGGCATTGCCGACCGATGAATCGGCCGCGCTGGTGCGGGAGGTGGCAACGGAGATGGAGTGA
- a CDS encoding zinc finger protein: MPDFRWLPYEGSRHAIPYALVPRDEGLTLCGVEVRVPHEPPPRSPDGCWPTCRACDVEWRKSEGIRVFPWPRETGDSEPTTVRRRLPTAPIPTAPTRKATAR, translated from the coding sequence TTGCCCGATTTCCGATGGCTGCCGTACGAAGGCTCGCGTCACGCGATCCCTTACGCGCTGGTGCCCCGTGATGAAGGCCTGACCTTGTGCGGGGTGGAGGTCAGGGTGCCGCACGAGCCGCCGCCCAGGTCGCCCGACGGCTGCTGGCCCACGTGCCGGGCGTGCGACGTGGAGTGGCGCAAGTCCGAGGGCATCAGGGTCTTCCCGTGGCCGCGTGAGACCGGGGACAGCGAGCCGACCACCGTCCGCCGACGACTCCCCACCGCACCGATCCCCACCGCACCGACACGGAAGGCGACGGCTCGATGA
- a CDS encoding helix-turn-helix domain-containing protein: MKPQPTLQARLLGHELRRIREASGLTVAEVAAHTGQSPGDVQRLEDGVTDAPEPEPTLWCRWDTTATSVINVLCRLADRIDIYAPLGIHPALEHLDPDRCTAYVLTGTAVDRTDVTIRHITHVAHPGADRPLTRFTLPNGPAVVLYPYLHGAQFTEEPAHLTSAYALFELLSVT; this comes from the coding sequence ATGAAACCCCAGCCCACGCTCCAGGCCCGCCTGCTCGGCCACGAACTGCGCCGGATCCGTGAAGCGTCCGGCCTGACCGTGGCCGAGGTCGCCGCCCACACCGGCCAGTCGCCGGGCGACGTCCAGCGACTGGAAGACGGCGTCACCGACGCGCCCGAACCCGAACCGACCCTCTGGTGCCGCTGGGACACCACCGCCACCAGCGTGATCAACGTGCTGTGCCGCCTCGCCGACCGCATCGACATCTACGCGCCCCTGGGCATCCACCCCGCCCTCGAACACCTCGACCCCGACCGCTGCACCGCCTACGTCCTGACCGGCACCGCCGTCGACCGCACCGACGTCACCATCCGCCACATCACCCACGTCGCACACCCCGGCGCCGACCGCCCACTCACCCGCTTCACCCTGCCCAACGGCCCCGCCGTCGTCCTCTACCCCTACCTCCACGGCGCGCAGTTCACCGAGGAACCAGCCCACCTCACGTCCGCCTACGCGCTCTTCGAACTGCTCTCGGTCACATGA